The following are encoded together in the Armatimonadota bacterium genome:
- a CDS encoding discoidin domain-containing protein encodes MRQNSVLSLVVVGVLVLMGISCAQDATQAVSEPPGPNVALGAPYTMTAPNYALCADADDATQLTDGEYSQGHFWTRKTTVGWSGSRNVFVTIDLGQVQPIAGLSFNTAAGVADVRWPSHIVIFVSDDGNTWHGLGDLMELYGRENLPEYGTYTVLRIFTHNIRAHGRFVQLAMQPGEVYLFADEIEVYRGPDELLTAELPGPAVTDVPAHLNVEFFGLMIREQLRRDLEAVRDSIAAPGLSSEQRAAFETHIHRLTQAIKEMPVPPIETFRAVLPMNDLEREIFRLQAEVWRAQGKPELRVWQTHRWEHLVPWMEPAADGPAAAIDVRMMNGEVRAEVVNFTNAGEEDGTLRLRIDGLPGGDAADYITVYEVLHVGTRRFESVAAALPQAEQDGADWLINAPAGMTVQAWVQFRPENLDAGKYSGTLTVSGIGGMQAKVPTTLVISSVRFPERTSLLVGGWDYTERDSQYGVTPQNRDAVIEYLQDMRVNVTWGTAAVTPSGTFGEDNQLVEPPDTTQFDRWVRDWPTAERYMVFLAKTDSFAGAAMGSADFEMRLGNWARFWSRHMRDLGLEPGQLGILIYDEPHDERGYAINEQWARAINAAAPELLMFVDPQPGDPEKPLAMFEQMDVLCPHRPQWLGTKWFPGFFAAQREKGKELWFYSADGPARRFDPYAYYLAQAWHIFAEGGRGSSFWAFTDTGRVSVWNEYATAGRGPYCPYYLDDTSVTSGKWMEAVRESAQDFEYLTMLRDRVAALDAAGRGEEEAVRHARQLLEDGPSEVLAGDDGRNYTWDQPRDRAAADRVRERILDALETL; translated from the coding sequence GTGCGACAGAATTCGGTGTTGTCACTCGTTGTGGTCGGAGTTCTCGTGCTCATGGGCATCTCGTGCGCCCAGGATGCCACTCAGGCGGTCTCTGAGCCGCCCGGGCCCAATGTGGCCCTGGGTGCGCCGTACACCATGACAGCGCCGAACTACGCCCTCTGCGCCGATGCGGACGACGCCACGCAGCTCACTGACGGCGAGTACTCGCAGGGGCACTTCTGGACCCGGAAGACCACCGTGGGATGGTCCGGATCGCGCAATGTGTTCGTCACCATCGACCTGGGACAGGTGCAGCCGATTGCCGGGCTGTCCTTCAATACTGCGGCAGGGGTCGCGGATGTGCGCTGGCCAAGCCATATCGTGATTTTCGTGAGCGACGACGGTAATACCTGGCACGGTCTGGGCGACCTGATGGAGCTGTACGGCCGCGAGAATCTGCCCGAGTACGGCACCTACACGGTGCTGCGCATCTTCACCCACAATATCCGCGCGCACGGGCGGTTCGTACAGCTTGCGATGCAACCCGGCGAGGTGTACCTTTTCGCGGATGAGATCGAGGTCTACCGCGGCCCGGACGAGCTTCTTACCGCTGAACTGCCCGGCCCCGCAGTGACCGACGTTCCGGCGCACCTGAACGTGGAGTTCTTTGGCCTGATGATCCGCGAGCAGCTGCGGCGGGATCTCGAGGCGGTTCGCGACAGCATCGCCGCTCCCGGTCTGAGCAGTGAACAGCGCGCCGCGTTCGAGACGCACATCCACAGACTGACGCAGGCGATCAAGGAGATGCCCGTGCCGCCCATCGAGACATTCCGCGCGGTGTTGCCGATGAACGATCTGGAGCGTGAGATTTTCCGGCTGCAGGCCGAGGTGTGGCGTGCCCAGGGCAAGCCGGAACTGCGCGTCTGGCAGACTCATCGCTGGGAGCACCTCGTCCCGTGGATGGAGCCGGCGGCCGATGGTCCCGCCGCGGCGATCGATGTGCGCATGATGAACGGCGAAGTCCGCGCGGAAGTGGTGAACTTCACCAATGCCGGCGAGGAAGACGGGACGTTACGGCTGCGCATCGATGGGCTTCCGGGCGGCGACGCGGCGGACTACATCACGGTGTACGAGGTCCTGCACGTAGGCACGCGGCGTTTCGAGTCCGTCGCCGCCGCGCTCCCGCAGGCTGAACAAGACGGCGCGGACTGGCTGATCAATGCTCCCGCCGGGATGACCGTGCAGGCGTGGGTTCAATTTCGCCCCGAGAACCTGGATGCGGGGAAGTACTCGGGAACGCTCACGGTCAGCGGCATTGGAGGGATGCAGGCGAAGGTCCCGACAACGCTGGTGATCTCCTCGGTGCGGTTTCCAGAAAGAACCTCGCTCCTCGTGGGCGGTTGGGACTACACCGAGCGCGACAGCCAGTACGGGGTGACGCCGCAGAACCGGGACGCGGTCATCGAGTACCTGCAGGACATGCGAGTCAACGTTACCTGGGGCACGGCCGCAGTCACCCCTTCAGGGACATTCGGCGAGGACAACCAGCTTGTTGAGCCGCCCGATACCACGCAGTTCGACCGCTGGGTGCGTGACTGGCCCACTGCCGAGCGTTACATGGTCTTCCTGGCGAAAACCGACAGCTTCGCAGGGGCCGCCATGGGGAGTGCGGATTTCGAAATGCGTCTCGGCAACTGGGCGCGTTTCTGGTCCCGGCACATGCGGGACCTCGGGCTGGAACCAGGACAGCTCGGAATCCTGATCTATGATGAGCCCCACGATGAGCGCGGGTACGCCATCAACGAGCAGTGGGCCCGGGCCATCAACGCTGCCGCGCCGGAACTGCTCATGTTCGTCGATCCCCAGCCGGGAGACCCGGAGAAGCCCCTGGCCATGTTCGAGCAAATGGATGTGCTCTGCCCTCACAGGCCGCAGTGGCTGGGCACCAAGTGGTTCCCTGGATTCTTCGCGGCCCAGCGCGAAAAGGGCAAAGAACTGTGGTTCTATTCCGCAGACGGTCCCGCGCGGCGTTTCGACCCCTACGCCTACTACCTTGCGCAGGCGTGGCACATCTTCGCGGAGGGCGGCAGGGGTTCGAGCTTCTGGGCCTTCACCGACACAGGGCGCGTGTCAGTCTGGAACGAGTACGCGACGGCCGGGCGCGGACCCTATTGCCCTTACTACCTGGACGACACTTCGGTGACTTCCGGCAAGTGGATGGAAGCCGTGCGCGAAAGCGCCCAGGACTTCGAATACCTGACGATGTTGCGCGATCGGGTAGCGGCCCTTGACGCGGCAGGGCGTGGGGAAGAGGAGGCCGTGCGACACGCGAGACAGCTCCTGGAAGACGGTCCTTCGGAAGTGCTTGCAGGCGATGACGGGCGCAACTACACCTGGGACCAGCCTAGGGACCGCGCTGCGGCTGACCGTGTCCGCGAAAGGATCTTGGATGCACTCGAGACGCTGTGA
- a CDS encoding beta-galactosidase trimerization domain-containing protein has product MPALTNRTAIISAAMLLCVGHVWAQEPVILEGEDFARAGAWKARPWTESYFCASFASDFLSRQAFLGAPAQCDQSVAQIAFAVPADGKYALFARYACPYMHNVAFEVVIQQGGRTVYFDRFGRIQEPKIWPFGGGIQPMATYDWGGGDNMVYEGGTDAFRLRAGPARALLIAGPQDEPAAERQVDALLLMDYDQGHAKISSRYSYLPLDGLLTQSGDVFLRITNPANAPGPVVVDLTTTEHSPYWVHGRDWRTPKTLGAQGYVEGKPQPGDFLPVGATSPWVEIGSRLDRLNESTLKAQVQYQDAKAPGIDIIFEFATPDAEDGKRLVRRIRYRDPGSRPVRFAVPGNVPKNGDIRTAEEELERILAYVRSLPKEGRTPERIGIRGVFTTHFMASELSDRARTLSDRIRREMIGDANEVGLEVESLGDEIGLKLAAKSPESDAAFREYLKGLGLQPSDVLSPEALADAQDPWSLVELEYEDRETNPRLWYHSQVFGYENGSLLELKERTEAIQAKSGGRVYTGANYSPHPVYWPREQQWVRPFKLGALTMPWSEDYVWGIPEVSPQVTGYLTDVFRCAAKYRDLPIVFYVMPHEPGNTPRSFRLSYYSALAHGAKLIHHFCVTPVVTAYTENYVSSEFLPMYREIHDIARELGVFEDLLIEGRVRPAQVAMLISGVTDLWDPSPNYNHERKCLYYALRQAGVPVDFLTEDDIAEGRLDGYKALYISASHLHSGAAKALTEWVSRGGVVWSSAGGGLLDEYNRPNDAMLALFGLSSGEITEHDRLPDTKHTLPRLRPADGMRLSLPGLEPVALPALATTQTLEPAGGARSVGMFHNGSPAAVLNRLGKGQALLIGGFPGAAYVSPAIPARPWDRGTTDAAMAHFLPTDFDPHAREVILWAARQAGIVPDVTLSAPLVEWTAIDSPAGTALMLINWTGQPVRDLRITVRGQLGGAIVSSLEQGRLKPEQDGNVWCVTMPLGLTDCIMVRNAQEDGQ; this is encoded by the coding sequence ATGCCAGCATTGACCAACCGGACGGCCATCATCTCTGCCGCAATGCTTCTCTGCGTGGGGCATGTATGGGCGCAGGAGCCAGTCATTCTTGAGGGCGAAGACTTCGCGCGCGCCGGAGCCTGGAAGGCGCGTCCCTGGACGGAATCGTACTTCTGCGCCTCCTTCGCCAGTGATTTCCTGTCCCGGCAGGCATTCCTTGGCGCTCCCGCGCAATGCGACCAATCCGTGGCCCAGATCGCATTTGCCGTGCCCGCCGACGGAAAGTACGCGCTTTTCGCGCGCTATGCTTGTCCCTACATGCACAATGTGGCGTTCGAGGTCGTAATCCAGCAGGGCGGCCGCACTGTGTACTTTGACCGATTCGGGCGCATCCAGGAGCCGAAGATCTGGCCCTTTGGTGGCGGCATCCAGCCCATGGCCACCTACGACTGGGGCGGGGGCGACAACATGGTATACGAGGGTGGAACGGACGCCTTCCGCCTTCGCGCAGGCCCCGCGAGGGCCCTGCTCATCGCCGGTCCACAGGATGAACCCGCCGCGGAACGCCAGGTGGACGCGCTCCTTCTCATGGACTACGACCAGGGGCATGCGAAGATTTCTTCCAGGTATTCCTACCTGCCACTGGACGGACTTCTGACCCAATCTGGCGACGTGTTCCTGCGCATCACGAACCCGGCGAATGCCCCGGGACCGGTGGTCGTTGACCTGACCACCACGGAACACAGCCCATACTGGGTGCATGGCCGTGACTGGCGCACCCCGAAGACCCTTGGCGCTCAAGGATATGTCGAGGGCAAGCCGCAGCCCGGCGACTTCCTGCCTGTCGGCGCGACAAGCCCGTGGGTCGAGATAGGTAGCCGATTGGACCGTTTGAACGAATCGACCCTCAAAGCGCAGGTGCAGTATCAGGACGCGAAGGCTCCGGGAATCGACATCATATTCGAGTTCGCGACGCCGGACGCAGAAGACGGCAAACGCCTGGTGCGCCGTATCCGGTATCGGGACCCCGGCAGCCGGCCAGTGCGTTTCGCAGTACCTGGAAATGTCCCGAAGAACGGCGACATACGCACCGCCGAAGAAGAACTGGAGCGCATTCTTGCGTACGTCCGGTCCCTGCCCAAAGAGGGCCGCACCCCCGAGCGCATCGGCATTCGGGGTGTTTTCACAACTCACTTCATGGCGTCGGAACTGTCGGACCGAGCCCGGACACTCTCCGACCGGATTCGGCGCGAGATGATCGGCGATGCCAATGAGGTCGGCCTGGAGGTGGAGAGCCTCGGGGACGAAATCGGCCTGAAACTCGCCGCGAAGTCACCCGAGAGCGACGCGGCATTCCGCGAGTACCTGAAGGGACTGGGACTGCAGCCCTCCGATGTGCTGTCCCCCGAAGCTCTCGCGGATGCGCAGGACCCATGGTCGCTGGTCGAACTGGAGTATGAGGATCGCGAGACGAACCCGCGCCTGTGGTACCACTCTCAGGTTTTCGGCTATGAAAACGGGAGCCTTCTCGAACTGAAGGAGCGCACCGAGGCAATCCAGGCAAAGAGCGGGGGCCGCGTGTATACGGGGGCGAACTACTCGCCCCACCCGGTCTACTGGCCGCGCGAGCAGCAGTGGGTGAGACCTTTCAAACTCGGGGCGCTCACGATGCCCTGGAGTGAAGACTACGTCTGGGGCATCCCAGAAGTCAGCCCGCAGGTCACCGGGTATCTCACGGACGTCTTCCGCTGCGCCGCGAAATACCGCGATCTGCCCATCGTCTTCTACGTGATGCCCCACGAACCCGGAAACACACCGCGTAGCTTCCGGCTCAGCTATTACTCCGCACTTGCACACGGCGCGAAGCTAATACACCACTTCTGCGTGACCCCGGTCGTAACGGCCTACACCGAGAACTACGTGTCGTCCGAATTCCTGCCCATGTACCGCGAAATCCACGATATCGCGCGGGAACTGGGCGTGTTCGAGGACCTGCTAATAGAGGGCCGCGTCCGGCCCGCACAGGTCGCGATGCTGATCTCCGGTGTCACCGACCTGTGGGACCCTTCCCCCAACTACAACCACGAGCGCAAGTGCCTTTACTACGCCCTGCGACAGGCTGGAGTCCCGGTGGACTTCCTGACGGAAGATGACATTGCCGAAGGGCGTCTGGACGGCTACAAAGCCCTTTACATAAGCGCAAGCCACCTGCATTCCGGTGCCGCGAAGGCGCTCACCGAGTGGGTCAGCCGCGGCGGCGTCGTGTGGTCCTCAGCCGGCGGCGGGCTGCTCGATGAGTACAACAGACCCAATGACGCGATGCTCGCCCTTTTCGGGTTGTCCAGCGGGGAGATCACAGAGCACGACCGTCTCCCCGACACGAAACACACGCTGCCACGCTTGCGCCCGGCTGACGGTATGCGTCTCAGCCTACCCGGCCTGGAACCTGTTGCGCTGCCCGCATTGGCAACCACACAGACGCTGGAGCCGGCAGGGGGGGCCCGGTCGGTGGGCATGTTCCACAACGGTTCTCCGGCGGCGGTGCTCAATCGGTTGGGCAAAGGGCAGGCGCTCCTCATCGGTGGGTTCCCCGGTGCGGCGTACGTGTCCCCCGCAATCCCTGCCCGGCCCTGGGATCGCGGCACTACGGACGCAGCGATGGCTCACTTCCTGCCCACGGACTTCGACCCGCATGCGCGAGAGGTCATCCTCTGGGCCGCAAGACAGGCGGGTATTGTCCCGGACGTGACCCTCTCCGCGCCGCTGGTGGAATGGACCGCCATTGACTCACCTGCGGGTACAGCGCTCATGCTCATCAACTGGACCGGACAGCCGGTGCGCGACCTGCGCATTACGGTTCGCGGGCAACTAGGCGGCGCAATAGTATCCTCGCTCGAGCAGGGCAGACTCAAGCCCGAGCAGGACGGGAATGTCTGGTGCGTTACGATGCCGCTGGGCCTGACCGATTGCATCATGGTCCGCAATGCACAGGAGGACGGGCAATGA